One Obesumbacterium proteus DNA window includes the following coding sequences:
- a CDS encoding phage protein NinX family protein has protein sequence MTDYSKISDDEINRLIATSRNYSKMSDFEINKLVAISRHPELKDWICFDISGRAVFVINDGKLSRAQHGFSFTSCPSDAWPILKEYCIDINWDSDSDSEPLRDAMIVYLMMKESENG, from the coding sequence ATGACTGATTACAGCAAGATAAGCGACGATGAAATAAACCGACTGATAGCAACCTCACGTAACTACAGCAAGATGAGTGACTTTGAGATTAATAAATTAGTAGCAATCTCACGTCACCCCGAACTCAAAGATTGGATTTGTTTCGATATCTCTGGTCGCGCCGTATTTGTGATTAACGACGGCAAGTTGAGCAGGGCGCAGCATGGTTTCAGTTTTACTAGCTGCCCATCAGATGCATGGCCGATTCTGAAAGAATACTGCATCGACATCAATTGGGATAGTGACAGTGATAGCGAGCCTCTTCGAGATGCCATGATCGTCTACCTGATGATGAAGGAGAGTGAGAATGGCTAA
- a CDS encoding NinE family protein → MKRQRSPTRITIDNLIFNKSTPRSKPQPISTVTFNYSAHLHDVRWLRVRARNRHD, encoded by the coding sequence ATGAAGCGACAGCGAAGTCCGACACGAATAACGATAGACAACTTAATCTTCAACAAATCCACTCCACGCAGTAAACCCCAACCCATATCAACAGTGACTTTCAACTACAGCGCCCACCTTCACGATGTGCGTTGGCTGAGAGTGCGAGCAAGGAATAGACATGACTGA
- a CDS encoding recombination protein NinB: MNKQAYFLIDRHRQQNAIQFIQSLPVNPDSPLVVTIQERTRTLDQNARLWAMLNDISEQVIWHGLTLSSEDWKHIFTASLKGQRSAPGIEGGFVVLGQSTSRMTVGEMRDLIELIQAFGAEHNVKFGDDAIAAMRWAQQHNRSSAA, from the coding sequence ATGAATAAACAGGCCTATTTTCTGATAGACCGACACCGACAGCAAAACGCCATCCAGTTCATCCAGTCACTCCCAGTCAATCCAGATTCACCCCTCGTAGTAACCATCCAAGAGCGAACCAGAACCCTAGACCAGAACGCGCGCCTATGGGCAATGCTTAACGATATCAGTGAGCAAGTCATTTGGCATGGGTTAACGCTCAGCAGTGAAGACTGGAAGCACATATTCACCGCATCACTCAAAGGCCAACGGTCAGCACCGGGTATTGAGGGCGGCTTTGTTGTGCTTGGGCAATCAACTAGTCGAATGACTGTGGGTGAAATGCGTGACCTGATAGAGCTGATACAGGCATTTGGTGCAGAGCATAACGTTAAGTTCGGTGATGATGCCATAGCCGCGATGCGCTGGGCTCAACAACACAACAGGAGTTCAGCAGCATGA
- a CDS encoding replicative DNA helicase — MDSYDFEEQLIGSMIIKGDHVDCLEIAGKLPAEAFANFHLQNMYRVIVALLNKCEPIDPFTVQEGVAGETRDLVLSVSARCKSAANIKAWAKRVRQCWMLRKGEAELTKAASLLREAGTHDLNERIAEVSGILSNLQFETNDRLPRKIGDLLPDYMDVLEKRMKGAESGLYLKTGIEPMDNEYGGFDRTDLIIIAGRPGMGKTELAINIGNSIGHQKGRGLMISMEMSEMQVVERHVADRSGLAIGALRNPLDMIPEQFTRLTAATGMLQGEENYVLDEAMSVDEIISHAERLNMDGGLSFVSIDYLGLMKKPKAERNDIAIGEITRKLKQFSLRSKVPVILLSQLNRGVETRPDKRPTLADLKDSGAIEQDADVIIFPYRDEVYHDNSNMKGIAEIIVGKYRSGQPKTFYMGWKNGHFVNIEQDEAARRYAANQNDNKQASEWR, encoded by the coding sequence ATGGACAGTTACGATTTTGAAGAGCAGCTGATTGGCTCAATGATTATCAAGGGTGACCACGTTGATTGCCTTGAAATCGCAGGGAAGCTGCCTGCCGAGGCTTTTGCGAACTTCCACTTGCAGAACATGTACCGCGTTATCGTTGCGCTGCTGAACAAGTGCGAACCGATTGACCCGTTTACGGTTCAGGAGGGGGTGGCTGGTGAAACTCGGGATCTGGTTTTGTCGGTATCTGCCCGCTGCAAGTCTGCTGCAAACATCAAGGCGTGGGCTAAGCGTGTTCGCCAGTGCTGGATGTTGCGAAAGGGGGAGGCTGAGTTAACCAAGGCGGCTTCGTTGCTTCGTGAAGCTGGCACTCATGACCTAAACGAGCGGATCGCCGAAGTCAGCGGTATTTTATCGAACCTGCAATTCGAAACCAATGACCGGCTGCCGCGCAAGATTGGTGACCTACTGCCGGACTACATGGATGTTCTGGAGAAACGCATGAAAGGCGCTGAGTCAGGCTTGTATCTCAAAACCGGTATTGAGCCGATGGATAACGAGTACGGGGGATTCGATCGCACTGACCTGATAATCATCGCTGGGCGACCGGGTATGGGTAAAACGGAACTGGCGATCAACATCGGCAACTCAATTGGTCACCAGAAAGGACGCGGCCTAATGATTTCCATGGAGATGTCAGAGATGCAGGTCGTCGAACGCCATGTTGCGGATCGCTCTGGTCTAGCTATCGGCGCACTGCGTAACCCTCTGGATATGATCCCCGAGCAGTTCACTCGACTAACAGCCGCCACCGGCATGCTTCAGGGCGAAGAGAACTATGTGCTTGATGAGGCGATGAGCGTTGATGAAATAATCTCACATGCCGAACGGTTGAACATGGACGGCGGCCTCAGCTTTGTTTCTATCGACTACCTCGGCCTGATGAAAAAGCCAAAGGCAGAGCGTAACGACATAGCGATCGGAGAGATTACACGGAAGCTCAAGCAGTTCAGCCTGCGCAGCAAAGTACCCGTTATCTTGCTCTCACAGCTTAATCGTGGTGTTGAGACTCGACCTGACAAGCGCCCAACTCTGGCAGACCTGAAGGACTCAGGGGCGATCGAGCAGGATGCAGACGTGATTATCTTCCCGTACCGCGATGAGGTTTATCACGACAACAGCAACATGAAGGGGATCGCCGAAATCATCGTTGGGAAATATCGTTCTGGCCAGCCAAAGACGTTTTACATGGGATGGAAGAATGGACACTTCGTCAACATTGAACAGGATGAGGCCGCGCGCCGGTACGCTGCCAATCAGAATGACAACAAGCAAGCATCGGAGTGGAGATAA
- a CDS encoding replication protein: MGNVAYANFVDKTVVRSIRMENQKMGHFALFRSLLSADWALDVGKLALWVRLIGQATHKPRTVSFNGVEWSLAAGQLVTKYDLLCRKLRDAEGKEKSPQQVRRMLDFFVSQGMLSYSGNRHGTVISITNYSDYQLIADQENGNNHKNGAEGNKPSAGAALSGIAGGNDAGGKSGGNSEGNKPSAGAALSHSPEGNSEGKCGVHEQEVIKQELKHTQTHDVGLLDVSKKTPRQAGTNPRAKGANPRAAMPPFDRDRLKETWNTKAEKYGLPKIISVSATVEKGLKRLWQSYLKQCKDLEAQPTEINTFLNGYLAHGYTPTKWACGENPDGKKYGIETALRQEKIDEILTRED, encoded by the coding sequence ATGGGTAACGTTGCTTATGCGAACTTTGTTGATAAAACGGTCGTCAGGAGTATCAGGATGGAGAACCAGAAGATGGGGCACTTTGCCCTATTCAGAAGTCTCCTCTCCGCTGATTGGGCGCTTGATGTTGGTAAGTTGGCCTTATGGGTCAGGCTGATCGGTCAAGCCACTCACAAACCCCGTACAGTTAGCTTTAACGGTGTCGAATGGTCATTGGCGGCGGGGCAGTTGGTCACCAAATATGACCTATTGTGTCGAAAATTACGCGATGCAGAAGGTAAAGAGAAAAGCCCTCAGCAGGTTCGCCGAATGTTGGACTTTTTTGTATCACAGGGCATGTTGAGTTATTCAGGTAACCGCCATGGGACAGTGATATCAATCACAAACTATAGCGATTACCAGCTCATAGCTGATCAAGAAAATGGGAATAACCACAAAAATGGTGCCGAAGGTAACAAACCCAGTGCTGGCGCGGCTTTAAGCGGTATAGCCGGAGGTAATGATGCCGGAGGTAAATCCGGAGGTAATAGCGAGGGTAACAAACCCAGTGCTGGCGCGGCTTTAAGCCATTCACCAGAAGGTAACTCCGAAGGTAAGTGCGGAGTACATGAACAAGAAGTTATTAAACAAGAATTAAAACATACCCAAACCCACGATGTGGGCTTGCTGGATGTGAGCAAAAAAACACCCCGTCAAGCAGGAACTAACCCTCGAGCTAAGGGAGCAAATCCAAGAGCCGCCATGCCACCATTTGACCGTGATCGGCTGAAAGAAACTTGGAACACCAAGGCTGAGAAGTACGGCCTACCAAAAATCATTAGCGTATCGGCGACGGTCGAGAAAGGCCTAAAGCGCCTATGGCAATCTTATCTGAAGCAGTGCAAAGACCTAGAAGCTCAACCTACGGAGATAAACACGTTCCTGAACGGTTATCTAGCCCATGGGTACACACCAACAAAATGGGCTTGCGGTGAGAATCCTGATGGCAAGAAGTACGGGATCGAGACAGCGCTGAGGCAAGAAAAAATTGATGAAATTTTGACGAGGGAGGATTGA
- a CDS encoding CII family transcriptional regulator — protein sequence MEHASYSKRINEVETELRCRMMQKTNRELAKQAGWHESKVSRLNIRDMATMFVLLEKVWETSLIREVARQAVESVLPQKKKSPTAGTADDSQITMNF from the coding sequence ATGGAACATGCAAGTTATAGCAAGCGCATCAACGAAGTGGAGACAGAACTCCGCTGCCGGATGATGCAGAAGACTAACCGAGAGTTAGCAAAGCAAGCAGGGTGGCACGAATCGAAAGTAAGCCGCCTAAATATCCGCGACATGGCAACGATGTTCGTACTGCTAGAGAAGGTATGGGAAACCAGTTTGATTCGTGAGGTAGCGCGTCAGGCTGTGGAATCGGTATTGCCACAAAAGAAAAAGTCGCCAACTGCGGGAACAGCTGACGACTCTCAGATCACTATGAATTTTTGA
- a CDS encoding transcriptional regulator, whose product MNNVIKTAIALVGSQKKLGAACGLSQQAVYKWLHNKAKVSPEHVDHVVNATGGEIQAYEIRPDLPHLFPHPDQAA is encoded by the coding sequence ATGAATAATGTAATTAAAACCGCCATTGCCTTAGTTGGTTCTCAGAAAAAACTTGGCGCTGCTTGCGGTCTCAGTCAGCAGGCGGTTTATAAGTGGCTTCACAATAAGGCGAAGGTGTCACCAGAGCATGTAGATCATGTCGTGAATGCTACTGGTGGAGAAATTCAGGCTTACGAAATTCGACCTGATTTACCGCACTTGTTCCCTCATCCGGATCAAGCAGCTTAA
- a CDS encoding S24 family peptidase, whose translation MKMTLAERLKLARKQSELSQGKLGEMVGISQAAIQKIESGKALKSTKLVELSRALKVRPEWLAEGIEPMRGDVAIIDSRESSIPPESEWGTVDAWDSKTPLPDDEVEVPFLKDIEFACGNGSFCDEDYNGFKLRFSKATLRRVGANTDGSGVLCFPARGNSMEPVIPNGATVAVDTDNKRIVDGELYAINQDGLKRIKQLYRRPGGIVEIRSFNRDEHPDESAMENELEIIGFVFWYSVIRYRR comes from the coding sequence ATGAAAATGACACTTGCTGAAAGATTGAAGCTTGCGAGAAAGCAATCCGAGTTATCCCAAGGTAAATTGGGAGAAATGGTTGGTATATCTCAGGCTGCAATCCAAAAAATAGAATCTGGGAAGGCTTTGAAATCAACAAAGCTTGTTGAGCTTTCTCGCGCATTAAAGGTTCGCCCTGAGTGGTTGGCGGAGGGGATAGAACCAATGCGGGGAGATGTTGCGATCATTGATAGTAGGGAATCATCCATACCACCTGAAAGCGAGTGGGGAACCGTTGATGCATGGGATAGCAAAACCCCATTACCCGATGATGAGGTAGAGGTGCCATTTTTAAAGGATATAGAATTTGCATGTGGTAATGGAAGCTTCTGTGACGAGGACTACAACGGCTTTAAGTTACGATTTTCAAAAGCTACTCTCCGTAGGGTAGGGGCTAACACGGATGGGTCAGGAGTTCTATGTTTCCCTGCGCGCGGCAATAGCATGGAGCCAGTGATACCAAATGGCGCAACCGTAGCTGTTGATACTGATAATAAGCGCATAGTTGATGGTGAGTTATACGCCATAAACCAAGATGGACTAAAGCGCATAAAACAACTTTATCGTAGGCCGGGTGGCATTGTTGAGATTAGGAGCTTTAATCGTGACGAGCACCCTGATGAATCTGCAATGGAGAATGAACTGGAGATTATAGGGTTCGTATTCTGGTACTCCGTGATTCGTTATCGTAGATAG
- a CDS encoding pentapeptide repeat-containing protein, whose product MNTADLRKILDEHKIWIESFGENGSRANLCGANLRDANLRDANLSGADLCGADLRDADLRGANLCGADLCSADLPDHTFVIMGHKYPITITNGEYVRAGCQNHTVAEWRKYSKQEIADMNGRSALRFYPELLDIIDFYLGKGERPNWLKEPSEETEAA is encoded by the coding sequence ATGAATACCGCAGATTTACGCAAGATTCTTGATGAACACAAAATTTGGATTGAGTCGTTTGGAGAAAACGGATCACGTGCCAACCTGTGCGGTGCCAACCTGCGCGATGCCAACCTGCGCGATGCCAACCTGAGCGGTGCCGACCTGTGCGGTGCCGACCTGCGCGATGCCGACCTGCGCGGTGCCAACCTGTGCGGTGCCGACCTGTGCAGTGCCGACCTGCCAGATCACACGTTCGTAATCATGGGGCATAAATATCCAATCACCATCACCAATGGTGAATATGTTCGAGCAGGATGCCAGAACCATACAGTTGCAGAGTGGCGCAAGTACAGCAAACAGGAAATTGCTGATATGAATGGACGTTCAGCACTGCGCTTCTACCCTGAGCTGCTAGATATCATAGATTTTTATCTTGGTAAGGGTGAGCGTCCAAATTGGCTTAAAGAGCCAAGTGAAGAAACTGAGGCCGCCTAG
- the exoX gene encoding exodeoxyribonuclease X, which translates to MSVLRVIDTETCGLNGGVVEVASVDIENSLSIINPMSDFVKPDRPIEFSAMAIHHITEDIVADKPLIDDVVGRYQGADFYIAHNANFDKGVLPEMGGEWICTRKLAARLYPDLDSHANQFLRYALGLDAWVPENLHAHRALYDCYVTAALFIRISRDSSWSVEEMLEISSQPVLLKTLRIGKHKGKTFAEVAKEDPSWLKWALSTISDMSDDMRFTIQHYLRD; encoded by the coding sequence ATGAGTGTGCTCAGAGTTATTGATACAGAGACATGCGGGTTGAATGGCGGTGTTGTTGAGGTGGCAAGTGTGGATATTGAGAACTCCTTATCCATCATTAATCCAATGAGTGATTTCGTTAAACCAGACCGCCCTATCGAATTCAGCGCAATGGCCATTCATCACATCACAGAGGATATCGTTGCTGATAAGCCATTGATTGATGATGTGGTTGGTCGCTATCAAGGTGCTGATTTCTACATAGCCCACAACGCAAACTTTGATAAAGGCGTACTTCCAGAAATGGGCGGAGAATGGATATGCACAAGAAAGTTAGCGGCGCGTCTTTATCCAGACCTTGATAGCCACGCCAACCAGTTCCTACGTTACGCGCTTGGGCTTGATGCGTGGGTTCCTGAAAACCTACACGCCCACCGTGCGCTATATGATTGCTATGTAACTGCTGCACTTTTTATTCGCATCTCACGTGATTCGTCTTGGTCAGTTGAAGAAATGCTAGAGATCAGCTCTCAGCCAGTCCTACTAAAAACACTGAGAATTGGGAAGCACAAAGGTAAGACGTTCGCTGAGGTAGCAAAAGAGGATCCTAGCTGGCTCAAGTGGGCTTTAAGCACCATCAGCGACATGTCAGATGACATGCGATTTACGATACAACACTACCTAAGAGATTAA
- a CDS encoding ATP-binding protein, whose translation MKFEKAMRKKAKLRLALTGPSGAGKTYSALVICKSMGGKTAVIDTEKGSASLYSNEFDFDVLELDPPFSPERFIEAIAAAEAAGYDNLVIDSISHEWGGVGGCLDDLDTIAKTKFKGNTHAAWSALTPRHRKFLDSILRVNCHVVATMRSKTETAQQEGSKKVVKLGMKSEQRDGVEYEFTTVLDINHETHTATASKDRTGLFSNVDYTVIDDSVGKKLVDWLNDGRTKAEIDLAHFVLVAEKSQSFDSLKSAWAEAYRSLRDTPEQAKAQEIYEARKSELLPTEEAE comes from the coding sequence ATGAAATTTGAAAAAGCCATGAGAAAGAAAGCCAAGCTACGGCTGGCACTTACTGGGCCAAGCGGGGCTGGGAAAACGTATAGCGCCCTTGTTATCTGTAAAAGTATGGGGGGAAAAACGGCAGTTATAGATACAGAGAAAGGGAGCGCGTCACTTTACTCAAATGAGTTCGATTTCGATGTTCTTGAATTAGACCCGCCATTTAGCCCCGAGAGATTTATTGAGGCTATAGCAGCCGCCGAAGCTGCTGGGTATGACAACCTTGTTATTGATTCTATCTCTCACGAGTGGGGTGGCGTTGGTGGTTGTCTTGATGATCTGGATACGATCGCAAAAACAAAATTCAAAGGAAACACACACGCGGCATGGAGTGCATTAACCCCGCGACATCGCAAGTTCCTTGATTCAATACTACGAGTGAATTGCCATGTCGTAGCGACTATGCGAAGCAAGACTGAAACAGCGCAACAGGAAGGTAGCAAAAAGGTCGTAAAACTTGGCATGAAATCTGAGCAACGCGATGGTGTTGAATACGAGTTCACAACCGTTCTTGATATTAACCACGAAACTCACACAGCCACAGCATCCAAAGATAGGACAGGTCTTTTTTCCAATGTGGATTACACGGTAATTGACGATTCGGTAGGGAAAAAGCTTGTCGATTGGCTTAACGATGGAAGAACTAAAGCTGAAATAGACTTAGCCCACTTCGTTCTTGTTGCTGAGAAGTCCCAATCATTTGATTCCCTGAAGTCTGCATGGGCTGAGGCTTACCGTTCATTGAGAGATACGCCAGAACAAGCCAAGGCACAAGAAATATACGAAGCAAGAAAATCAGAACTATTACCAACTGAGGAAGCTGAATAA
- a CDS encoding single-stranded DNA-binding protein has protein sequence MASRGVNKVILVGNLGNDPEVRYMPNGGAVANITLATSESWRDKQTGEQKEKTEWHRVVLFGKLAEVAGEYLRKGYQVYIEGALQTRKWTDQAGVEKYTTEIVVNVGGTMQMLGGRQGGGAPMGGGQAQGNQFSGGLLPAARPQSTPAAQPQSNEPPMDFDDDIPF, from the coding sequence ATGGCGAGCAGAGGCGTAAATAAAGTAATCCTTGTCGGGAATTTGGGAAATGATCCAGAAGTTCGATACATGCCTAACGGAGGCGCAGTCGCAAACATCACGCTAGCCACATCAGAGAGCTGGCGTGACAAACAGACTGGCGAGCAGAAGGAAAAAACTGAGTGGCATCGCGTAGTGCTATTCGGAAAGCTGGCTGAGGTTGCTGGTGAATATCTGCGTAAAGGTTATCAGGTTTATATCGAAGGTGCTTTGCAGACTCGTAAGTGGACAGATCAGGCTGGTGTTGAAAAATACACCACTGAGATTGTTGTAAACGTTGGCGGCACCATGCAGATGCTGGGTGGACGTCAAGGTGGCGGTGCGCCTATGGGCGGCGGTCAGGCACAGGGTAATCAGTTCAGCGGCGGCTTACTGCCAGCGGCTCGCCCTCAGAGCACTCCAGCAGCTCAGCCACAAAGCAATGAACC